The genomic region CCACTATGCGCATCACGCATAGATCGCGGCTTTTCAACGCCGGAATTCGCTGCCAGCTCAAATAGTTACCTGAGTACCCACTTCAACCACCCGCCCGGTCGGGATCTGGAAATAGTCGGTGGCGTCGTTAGCCGACCGGCTCATCGCGATGAACAGGTGGTCCTGCCATTGCGGCATGCCGGACTGGACCGAGGGCTTCAGCGACCGCCGCGACACGAAGAACGAGGTCGACATGATGTCGAACTGCCAGCCGAGTTTGCGCGCGACCGCCAGTGCCTTCGGCACGTTCGGCGATTCCATGTAGCCGAAGCGCAGCCGCACCGCGGTGAACTTGTCGCTCACCTTCTCCATGTTGACGCGCTCGGACAGATCGACGCGCGGCGTCGGGGCGGTCTCGATGGTCAGGATCACATTGTGCTCGTGCAGCACCTTGTTGTGCTTGAGATTGTGCAGCAGCGCGGTCGGCACGAAGCTCGGATCGCTGGTCAGGAACACCGCGGTGCCCTTGACGATATGCGGCGGCCGCTTCTCCAGACTGTGGATCAGGTCGCGCAGCGGCACCTCGATGCGTCGGGTCTTGGCGACCAGGATCGCGGCGCCGCGGCGCCAGGTCCAGATCATCGTCGCCATCACGACGCCGAACAGCAGCGGCACCCAGGCGCCCTCGAACAGCTTCAACAGATTGGCGCTGAAGAAGGTCATGTCGACGATCACGAACGGCAGGATCAACGCGGCGGCCGATGCCACGCGCCAGTTCCACAGCTTCCAGATCACGATGAAGCCCATGATGCCGTCGGCGACCATGGTGGTGGAGACGGCGATGCCGTAGGCCGACGCCAGCCCGCTCGAGGTGCGGAACAGCAGCACCAGCAGCAGCACGCCGATCAGCAGCAGCCGGTTGACGCGCGGCAAGTAGATCTGGCCGGCATGGGTCTCCGAGGTGTAGCGGACCTCGAAGCGCGGCAAGAGCCCGAGCTGCACCGCCTGGCTGATCAGCGAATAGGCGCCGGTGATGACCGCCTGGCTCGCGATCACCGTCGCGGCGGTGGCGAGCCCGACCAGCGGCAGCAGCAGCACGTCGGGCACCATGCGGTAGAACGAGTTCTCGATCGCGCTGGGATCGGACAGCACCAGCGCGCCCTGCCCGAAATAGTTCAGCAGCAGCGAGGGCAGCACGAAGAACAGCCAGCCGGACTGGATCGGCTTGCGGCCGAAATGCCCGAGATCGGCATACAGCGCCTCGCCGCCGGTCACCGCGAGGAACACCGCGCCCAGCGTCACCAGGCCGATGGTGCCGTGGGTCAGCATGAACTGGAGCGCGTAATAAGGATTGATCGCCGCCAGCACCGACGGGTCGTCCATGATGTGGACGAGCCCCATCACCGCCAGCGAGGCGAACCACACCACCATCACCGGACCGAAGGCGGAAGCGACGCGCGCGGTGCCGGAGCTCTGCACCGAGAACAGCACGACCAGGATCAGGATCGTCAGCGGCACCACATAGTGCTCGAGATGCGGGGTGGCGAGCTTGAGGCCTTCGACCGCCGACAGCACCGAGATCGCCGGCGTGATCATGGAATCGCCGATGAACATCGAGGCGCCGACCACGCCGAGCGCGAGCAGCGGCCAGCTGCGTCGTCCGATCGCGCGCTGGCCGAGCGCCATCAGCGAGAGCGTGCCGCCCTCGCCATTGTTGTCGGCGCGCAGCAGCAGCAGCACGTATTTCGCGGTGACGACGGTGAACAGCGCCCACAGGATCAGGCTGAGCACGCCCAGCACCATGATGCGGGTGACCGGCTGGCCGTGCGCGGCGCCGCCGACCGCTTCGCGGAATGCATAGAGCGGCGAAGTTCCGATGTCGCCGAACACCACCCCGATGCTGCCGAGTGTCAGGGCCCAGAAGCTGGAGGTGGGTTGCCCTTCCTGAGCTTCGGTAGATGAGACGCTGACAGCCATGGCGAGGTTGGAACGCCCGATCGGTTGATTTGATCCGCGCGGCTATCGACGCTTCCGCTTCGCGTGTCAACCGCGCAACAGGTGGTAGTTGACGGTAGCATGGTAACCCGGAGCTACGGCTTCAGATCCGGCGGCAGTGGCGGATTTTCCCGCATCAACGTGATGGTCACGCGACGGTTGGCCGGCAGCGTCGAATCGTCGGGAAACAGCGGCTGGCCGTCGGCCTTGCCGGAAACCGCGAAAATATGCGACGGCGGCAGCCCTTCCCGCTCCAGGATCTGCCGCACCGCGTTGGCGCGGTCCGCGGACAGGTCGAAGCCGTCATAATCGCTGCGCGCCGGCACGAAGCCTGCGGCCGTATGCCCCACGATCGCGACCCGCAGCGGCGTCGCCTTCAACGGCGCGGCCAGCTTCTGGATCAGCCGGCGGGTGCGGTCATACGGCTCCCTGGAACCGTCGGCGAACATCGAGCGGCCGTCTTGGTCGACGATCTCGAGGTTGAGCCCCTCCTTGGTCTCCTCGAACATGATGTTCTTGGAGATCTCGGTCAGCTCCGGCATGTCCTGCAGCGCCTGGCGGAGCGAGGCCGAGGCGAGCGCGAATTCGCGGTCGATCTTCAGCCGCGCGCCGTTGATCTGGCTGCGCTCCTTCTCGTCCGGCGTCGGATTGGCCGAAGAGTCCTCCGGCGAGATGTGTTCGACGTTCTTCAGCTTCGGCCGGGTCGGCAGGCCGTCGGATTCGACGATGCCGGAATAGCGCACATTGGTCTGCACGCCGAAAGCATCGCGCATCGAGCCGGCGACGATCTTCAGCTTGTTGTTGTCCATGGTGGAGAACGCGACGAGCATCACGAAGAAGCTCATCATCAGGCCCATCAGGTCGGCGAAGGTCACGAACCAGCCGTGACCTCCGGTATGGGCGTCGCCGCGCTTTTTCTTGGCCATCGCTGCGTTTCCCGAAAGCGCGGTCCGGTCAGGCCGGAACCGGCTCGCCTTCCTCCTGGCGATGCTTCTCCGGCAGATAGGCCAGCAACATCTCGCGCACCAGCGCGGGGCTCTTGGAGTCGCGGATCATCAGGATGCCGTCGATGATCAGCGTGCGGTTGGTCTCCTCGTCGAGCAGCTTGCCATGCAGCTTGTCGGCGATCGGCAGGCAGAACAAATTGGCGACCAGCGCGCCGTACAGCGTCGCAAGCAGGGCGGTCGCCATGAACGGGCCGAGCTTGGAGGGGTCGGTCATGTTGGCGAACATCTGCACCATGCCGATCAGCGTGCCGATCATGCCGAATGCCGGCGCGCAGTCGCCGATCGCGCGATAGATCTTGCTGCCCTCGTCGAGGTGCATCAGGAAGTTGTCGCGGTCGCGTTCCATGTTGTCGCGGATGAATTCGAGGTCGTAACCGTCGGCGACGTAACGGATGCCCTTGGCGAGGAACGGCTCGTCGGTCTCGACTTTTTCCAGGCCGACCGGCCCCTGCTTGCGGGCGATCTCGGCGATGCGGGCAAGTTCGTCGACGAGGTCGCGCGCCGACAGCCGGCTCATCGTGAAGGCATATTTGGCGCCGAGCGGCAGGCCATGCAGCATCACGCCGAGCGGAAAGCGGATCATCGTCGCCGAAATCGAACCGCCGAAGATGATGATCATGGCATGTTCGGAGATGAACATGTGCAGGTCGCCGCCCATGAACATCATCACCGCGATGACAATGATGCCAGCCAACAACCCGGCGCCAGTCATGATATCCATAGGAGACTCCAACGCGTACGCAACCTGCCCGTCCTGGACGGCGCGCAGCCCAAGGCGGGCCGCGTGGAAAACCCTAACGTTAACGCCATTAAGGACGCGTTACCGAATTTGGTAGGGATAACAACGGGTAAACGACGTTCTTTTCGCGATGTCGTTGAAGATGCTGGCTTTCCGCAAGCGAGCCTGCCGTTGCATGCGCAAAACCCCTCCCCGTAGAACAACGGACATGGGATAGGTTTGCCGGAAGCGTTTTCGCACAAGCTGGCTACCGGCCCGCGTGAAGAAAACGCGTCAACACAAGAATCCGGGGCCCCGTTCCGATTCAATCGGAACGGAAAAGCCCCTTGAGGAAACCAACCAATGAGCAGGACAGGATGAAGGCGGTTGTCGTCGAGCAATACGCACCCATCGATCAGATCGGGCTGAGGGAGATCGCCACCCCCGAACCCGGCCCCGGACAGATCCGCGTCCAGGTCCACGCCGCGAGCATCGGCTTCGTCGATGGCCTGAAGGTCGAGGGCCGCTATCAGACCAAGGATGCCCTGCCCTTCACGCCGGGCGCGGAATTCGCCGGCGTGGTCGATGCGGTCGCAGGCGACGTCGCCGGCATCGCGCCGGGCATGCGGGTGATGGGCGCGACGCGCTCGGGCGCGCTGGCCGAGCACATCGTGGTGCCGCCCGATGCCGTCGAGATCATGCCCGACGGACTCTCGATGGAGGCCGCCGCGGCCTTTCGCACCAATTACCTCACCGCGCTCTATGCGCTCGGCGAGCGCGGCTCGCTCAAGGCCGGCGAGCAGTTGCTGGTGCTCGGCGCCGCCGGCGGCACCGGCATCGCCGCCATTCAAGTCGGCAAGCTGCTCGGCGCGCGCGTCGTCGCCGCGGCCTCGACGGAGGAGAAGCGTAGCTTCGCCGCAAGCTTCGGTGCCGACGCGGTCGTCGACTACACGAAGCCCGATTGGCGCGAGGCGCTGAAGGACGCGACCGGCGGCCATGGCCCTGACGTCATCTTCGATCCGGTCGGCGGCGAGGTCTCGCTGCAGGCGTTCCGCTCGATCGCCTGGAACGGCCGCCATGTCGTGGTCGGCTTCGCGGCCGGCAGCATTCCCGCATTGCCGTTCAATCTGCCGCTCCTGAAAGGCGGCCTCCTGATCGGCGTCGATGCCGCCCAGATCGCGCGGCGCGAGCCCGAGGCGCAGGCGCGCGTGATGACGCAATTATCGGTATGGCTGAACGATGGTCGACTGACGCCTGTTGTCGGCAAGGTGTTCGCATTCGACGATTTTCGCGCGGCCTTCACCACGATGCAGACCCGCGCGGCGCTCGGCAAGATGGTGGTGCGGATCGGGTCGTGAGAGAGGCAGCACTATCGCCTCATCCTCGCTGTCGTCCCTGCGAAAGCAGGAACCCATACGCCGCGGCGGATGTTGTGAACAGAGCTAGTCATTCCAGCGAAGCACACCAATCAGCACTTGTGGCTATGGGTCCCTGCTTTCGCAGGGACGACACTGAATGTCGCAAGCCAAGCCTGCCTAGAGGTCGGAGAGATACGCGACCGTCGCCAAGGTCCGCGAAAACTATCACAGGTTATTGTTGCGCGGTTCTGTGCCGCCTTAGCGTTGCGGCGTACGGCATTCGGGGACGAAAAATGCAGGACATGCTGACGCATCTCGAAAAGCTTCGCCGCGACGCGGCGGAGTGTGCGTTGATCCGCGACCTGGCGACTGACATGCGCAAGCGCGAGTTGTTCAGCAAGCTCGCCGAACATCTCACGGCCCTCGCCGCCGAGGTGGAGGAAACCATCAACGCAGCACGCAAGGGGGACCAAGTCATCTAGCGAGGCCTACGTCGTGCGTTCGAAAGTATCGACACTTGTCGTGACGGCTCGCCACCAGTTCACGGGCTTCAGGGCCGCCGCTTCGCCCTCGCGGGCCGCGACCAGCGCCTTGTCCGACATGGCAAATTGCCGGATGGAACCAACGTCGCAACGGCGCATTGTCATTTCACCCATCGGTTGACAAGTAGTATGCCGCCAGTATCGGTAGACGTGCCGATCCTTTAGCATCGCTGGTTCGCCGAGGAGTCTATTCGCCGCAATGTGTTGTATTTCAGGATTCTTTGTCTTGGCACTTTTTGCACATCGAGCATCGAGCAGGACGTCGCGATCGCGCGGGCGGATTACCACCAAAGAGGCGCGATGAAGACCGACAAGGCCATCTGGTACGTCTCGTTCGCCATGCGAAATCCTGACGCCGGACATCACCGTTTCGCGCGCCAGACCCGTACCTTCACGACCGAGCAGGATGCCAAGGCGTTTGCGCGCACGCTGCTCGTTCAGACGCAGGACATCAGCGCCGGAACGATCAATCCGCACATACCGAGACGCGTGATCGCGCCGGCCGCGATCACGGCCTGGGCCGGCGACAGCTGAGGCTTCGCCGCCGTTGCCTCCTACAGGAAGCGCGAGGGGGCAAACGGGGCGAGCGGAATCTCCGGCGCCTTGCCGCTCAGGAGTTGCGCGACCAGCCGGCCGGTGCGGGCCGATCCGACCAGGCCGACATGGCCGTGGCCGAAGGCGTAAACCACATCGCGCGTCGCACGGGCATAACCGATGCAAGGGCGCCCGTCGGGCATGCTCGGCCGATGGCCGAACCAGGTGTTGATCCGCGATGGCGGAATATCCCTCGGCAGCTTCGGGAACATGCTGAAGAGATGCTCGCGCAGGATCTCGGCGCGCTTCCAGTTCGGCGCGGCGTCAAGCCCCGCGATCTCCACCGTACCGGCGGCGCGCAGGCCCTTGTCGGTCCAGTTGACGACCATCTTGGCATCGGAGGCCATCATCGAATTGCGCGGGCCGGATTCCGGATTCTCGATCATGACGTGATAGCCGCGCTCGGTCTCCAGCGGCAGCGGATCGCCGATCGAGGCGGTCAGTTGCCTGGAGCGCGCGCCCGCGGCGACGACAGCCGCGTCGCAGGCGATCTCGCCGCTCTCGGTGACCACGGCGACCAGCCTGTTGCCGGCAAGCCTGAGGCCCGTGGCCTTGGCGGCGACGCGCTCGGCGCCGTTTGCGATGGCGTGGGCGGCGAGCGCCGCGACATAGGCGCCGGGATCGCGGCAGCGTCCCGCCTCCTCCACCACGACGCCGAATTTGTAGCGCGGATGCAGATCGGGCTCGCGCTGGCGCATCTCATCTTCATCGAGCTCCAGCCATTCGATGCCGACACGCTTGCGGATGCGCCAGCCGAGATCGCGGTCGAACGGCACGCGCGAGGGAAACACATGCATCACCCCGCGCCGCTCGATCAATTCGCCCACGCCGGCTTCCTCGGCGAGCTGCCGGTGCAGCAGCGGCGCATCCTTCAACAGATCGCGCATCGCCCGCGCGGTGGCCTCGACCTGCGCCTCGGTCCGGCTCGACAGCAGATACTTGACGAGCCAGGGCAAGGCCTTCGGCAAATACGACCAGCGGATCGCCAGCGGACCGAGCGGATCCATCAGATAGCCCGGCACCTTCTTCCAGGTGCCCGGCTCGGCCGGCGGGATCACCGAATGCGACGACAGCCAACCGGCATTGCCGTAGCTCGCCGCCTGGGTGCCGCCGGGCTCGCCCGGATCGATCAAGGTGACGCTGTGGCCGTCACGCAGCGCCTCGATGG from Bradyrhizobium elkanii USDA 76 harbors:
- a CDS encoding potassium transporter Kup, giving the protein MAVSVSSTEAQEGQPTSSFWALTLGSIGVVFGDIGTSPLYAFREAVGGAAHGQPVTRIMVLGVLSLILWALFTVVTAKYVLLLLRADNNGEGGTLSLMALGQRAIGRRSWPLLALGVVGASMFIGDSMITPAISVLSAVEGLKLATPHLEHYVVPLTILILVVLFSVQSSGTARVASAFGPVMVVWFASLAVMGLVHIMDDPSVLAAINPYYALQFMLTHGTIGLVTLGAVFLAVTGGEALYADLGHFGRKPIQSGWLFFVLPSLLLNYFGQGALVLSDPSAIENSFYRMVPDVLLLPLVGLATAATVIASQAVITGAYSLISQAVQLGLLPRFEVRYTSETHAGQIYLPRVNRLLLIGVLLLVLLFRTSSGLASAYGIAVSTTMVADGIMGFIVIWKLWNWRVASAAALILPFVIVDMTFFSANLLKLFEGAWVPLLFGVVMATMIWTWRRGAAILVAKTRRIEVPLRDLIHSLEKRPPHIVKGTAVFLTSDPSFVPTALLHNLKHNKVLHEHNVILTIETAPTPRVDLSERVNMEKVSDKFTAVRLRFGYMESPNVPKALAVARKLGWQFDIMSTSFFVSRRSLKPSVQSGMPQWQDHLFIAMSRSANDATDYFQIPTGRVVEVGTQVTI
- a CDS encoding NADPH:quinone oxidoreductase family protein, yielding MKAVVVEQYAPIDQIGLREIATPEPGPGQIRVQVHAASIGFVDGLKVEGRYQTKDALPFTPGAEFAGVVDAVAGDVAGIAPGMRVMGATRSGALAEHIVVPPDAVEIMPDGLSMEAAAAFRTNYLTALYALGERGSLKAGEQLLVLGAAGGTGIAAIQVGKLLGARVVAAASTEEKRSFAASFGADAVVDYTKPDWREALKDATGGHGPDVIFDPVGGEVSLQAFRSIAWNGRHVVVGFAAGSIPALPFNLPLLKGGLLIGVDAAQIARREPEAQARVMTQLSVWLNDGRLTPVVGKVFAFDDFRAAFTTMQTRAALGKMVVRIGS
- a CDS encoding NAD(P)/FAD-dependent oxidoreductase produces the protein MPKQESRHVAIIGAGAVGVISAIEALRDGHSVTLIDPGEPGGTQAASYGNAGWLSSHSVIPPAEPGTWKKVPGYLMDPLGPLAIRWSYLPKALPWLVKYLLSSRTEAQVEATARAMRDLLKDAPLLHRQLAEEAGVGELIERRGVMHVFPSRVPFDRDLGWRIRKRVGIEWLELDEDEMRQREPDLHPRYKFGVVVEEAGRCRDPGAYVAALAAHAIANGAERVAAKATGLRLAGNRLVAVVTESGEIACDAAVVAAGARSRQLTASIGDPLPLETERGYHVMIENPESGPRNSMMASDAKMVVNWTDKGLRAAGTVEIAGLDAAPNWKRAEILREHLFSMFPKLPRDIPPSRINTWFGHRPSMPDGRPCIGYARATRDVVYAFGHGHVGLVGSARTGRLVAQLLSGKAPEIPLAPFAPSRFL
- a CDS encoding OmpA/MotB family protein produces the protein MAKKKRGDAHTGGHGWFVTFADLMGLMMSFFVMLVAFSTMDNNKLKIVAGSMRDAFGVQTNVRYSGIVESDGLPTRPKLKNVEHISPEDSSANPTPDEKERSQINGARLKIDREFALASASLRQALQDMPELTEISKNIMFEETKEGLNLEIVDQDGRSMFADGSREPYDRTRRLIQKLAAPLKATPLRVAIVGHTAAGFVPARSDYDGFDLSADRANAVRQILEREGLPPSHIFAVSGKADGQPLFPDDSTLPANRRVTITLMRENPPLPPDLKP
- a CDS encoding motility protein A; this translates as MDIMTGAGLLAGIIVIAVMMFMGGDLHMFISEHAMIIIFGGSISATMIRFPLGVMLHGLPLGAKYAFTMSRLSARDLVDELARIAEIARKQGPVGLEKVETDEPFLAKGIRYVADGYDLEFIRDNMERDRDNFLMHLDEGSKIYRAIGDCAPAFGMIGTLIGMVQMFANMTDPSKLGPFMATALLATLYGALVANLFCLPIADKLHGKLLDEETNRTLIIDGILMIRDSKSPALVREMLLAYLPEKHRQEEGEPVPA